A stretch of the Staphylococcus sp. NRL 16/872 genome encodes the following:
- the moaD gene encoding molybdopterin converting factor subunit 1 encodes MKVLYFAEIKEILQTDSEMIDSNEELSVEYFEQMLFERHPSIKDKKFQVAVNEEFVKKEDIIQPTDVVALIPPVSGG; translated from the coding sequence GTGAAGGTTTTATACTTCGCAGAGATTAAAGAGATATTACAGACTGACTCTGAAATGATAGATAGTAATGAGGAGCTTAGCGTAGAATACTTTGAACAAATGTTATTTGAACGTCATCCCTCTATTAAAGATAAAAAATTTCAAGTTGCAGTCAACGAAGAATTTGTAAAAAAAGAGGATATCATACAGCCAACTGATGTTGTGGCGTTGATTCCACCAGTTAGTGGGGGTTAA
- the mobA gene encoding molybdenum cofactor guanylyltransferase MobA, with the protein MKAIILAGGHSERFGKAKAFAEIDGQMFYQRIIHVLEETNMFNEIIISTNDQLANQFKHDNIIVDESEEKDKGPLAGIYTVMKEYSDEELFFVVSVDTPMITGKAISALYQFMVSKLIEDQIDIAAFSENEKIIPTIAFYSPDILNIMEQALKSDDYSLRHVYQQVNIKTLDVGEINSPDYWYKNINYQHDLDTLKQQINY; encoded by the coding sequence ATGAAAGCAATTATATTAGCAGGCGGTCATTCAGAACGTTTCGGCAAAGCGAAGGCTTTTGCTGAAATTGATGGCCAAATGTTCTATCAACGTATTATTCATGTGCTTGAAGAAACGAACATGTTTAATGAGATTATTATTAGCACGAATGATCAGCTTGCTAACCAATTTAAACACGACAACATAATTGTCGATGAATCAGAAGAGAAAGATAAAGGTCCACTTGCAGGCATCTATACCGTAATGAAAGAGTATAGTGATGAAGAATTATTCTTCGTCGTATCTGTAGATACACCGATGATTACTGGGAAAGCAATTAGTGCGTTATATCAATTTATGGTCTCTAAATTAATTGAAGATCAAATTGATATTGCTGCTTTCTCTGAAAATGAAAAAATTATACCAACTATCGCATTCTATAGTCCAGATATCTTAAATATTATGGAACAAGCATTGAAGTCAGATGATTATAGCTTACGACATGTCTATCAACAGGTGAATATTAAAACGCTAGACGTTGGTGAAATCAACTCACCAGACTATTGGTATAAAAACATTAACTATCAACATGACTTGGACACTTTAAAACAACAAATAAATTATTAA
- the moaA gene encoding GTP 3',8-cyclase MoaA has translation MVAQIKDKLGRPIRDLRISVTDRCNFRCDYCMPKEIFGDDFVFLPKDELLTFDEMVRIAKVYAELGVKKLRITGGEPLLRRNLYQLIEKLTRIDGIEDIGMTTNGLLLKKHGQKLYDAGLRRINVSLDAIDDEVFQAINNRNIKASTILDQIDYAVSIGFHVKVNVVIQKGINDDQIIPMIEYFKEKDIEIRFIEFMDVGNDNGWDFSKVVTKDEMLEMIEEQFDIEPVPPKYYGEVAKYYRHKDNGAKFGLITSVSASFCSTCTRARLSSDGKFYGCLFSTVEGFNIKSFIRSGVTDEELREQLISLWNVRDDRYSDERTEQTVKNRQRKKINMNYIGG, from the coding sequence ATGGTAGCTCAAATTAAGGATAAACTAGGACGACCTATTCGAGATTTGCGTATATCAGTAACTGATCGTTGTAATTTCAGATGTGATTACTGTATGCCGAAAGAAATCTTTGGTGATGACTTCGTATTCTTACCGAAAGATGAATTATTAACGTTCGATGAAATGGTCAGAATCGCTAAAGTTTATGCTGAATTGGGTGTGAAGAAATTACGTATTACTGGTGGAGAACCATTGCTAAGACGCAATTTATATCAGTTAATTGAAAAGCTTACGCGTATCGATGGCATTGAAGACATTGGGATGACGACAAATGGATTATTATTAAAAAAACATGGTCAAAAACTTTATGATGCTGGTTTACGTCGTATCAATGTGAGTTTAGATGCGATTGATGATGAAGTCTTCCAAGCTATTAATAATCGTAATATTAAAGCGTCTACAATATTAGACCAAATTGATTATGCAGTATCGATTGGTTTCCACGTAAAAGTGAATGTGGTTATTCAAAAAGGTATTAATGATGATCAAATTATCCCAATGATTGAGTATTTCAAAGAAAAAGATATTGAAATTAGATTTATAGAATTTATGGATGTTGGTAACGATAACGGTTGGGACTTTAGTAAAGTAGTTACTAAAGATGAAATGCTAGAAATGATTGAAGAACAATTTGATATTGAACCAGTGCCTCCAAAGTATTATGGAGAAGTGGCTAAATATTATAGACATAAAGATAACGGCGCGAAATTTGGACTTATAACAAGTGTCTCAGCGTCTTTCTGTTCTACTTGTACACGAGCGCGTCTATCATCAGACGGAAAATTTTATGGCTGTTTATTTAGTACAGTAGAAGGATTTAATATTAAATCATTTATTCGCTCTGGCGTTACAGACGAGGAATTAAGAGAACAATTGATTAGTTTATGGAATGTACGTGATGATCGTTATTCAGATGAACGTACAGAACAGACCGTGAAGAACCGTCAACGTAAAAAAATTAATATGAATTATATCGGTGGCTAA
- a CDS encoding SarA family transcriptional regulator yields the protein MDNKVQRFIAAERELSQLKHWLKSSYKISIEEFVVLFKVYEGKKISGKELRDTLHFEMLWDTSKIDVIIRKIYKKELISKLRSETDERQVFYFFNAKQQQLLDKMKNEIEAIGIAN from the coding sequence ATGGATAACAAAGTACAACGTTTTATTGCAGCTGAAAGAGAACTAAGTCAATTGAAACACTGGTTGAAATCATCATATAAAATTTCAATTGAAGAATTTGTCGTACTTTTCAAAGTGTATGAAGGTAAAAAAATTAGTGGTAAAGAATTACGTGATACTTTACATTTTGAAATGTTATGGGATACAAGTAAAATAGATGTAATTATCCGTAAAATTTATAAGAAAGAACTTATTTCAAAATTACGTTCTGAAACGGATGAAAGACAAGTATTTTATTTCTTTAATGCAAAACAACAACAATTATTAGATAAAATGAAAAATGAGATTGAAGCAATTGGAATTGCTAACTAA
- a CDS encoding MFS transporter, translating into MNQVQDLKQPIFTKSFTVNFAINFFVYLCMYLLLVIIADYSKSTFHASDSLSGLVVGLFILGSLIGRFATGKYVNKFGPKKILITGLIFLIITQLLYFIPGSIGFLMFVRLINGIATAVATTATGTIAAHVTPVSRKSEGISLFSLSLVLGTAIGPFFGILLIKSFSINLLFIICVILGVISLIISLIIKIDFTPTNNETDKKIAKVSSFSIHNFVAKEAVPVAIVMMIIGLNYASILTFLKFFAEQRHLVEASSYFFICYAIASLITRPIAGRLIDAKNENVVVYPAFVALVISFVLLVMSHSSWMLLLSGVFLGVGYGNLSSSMQAIAIKVSPSSKYGIATSTYFIGLDIGIGFGPSLLGLFTNSITYTQVYIIMAIVAVLCTILYFFIHGRKVKDTTY; encoded by the coding sequence ATGAATCAAGTTCAAGATTTAAAACAACCCATTTTCACAAAGAGTTTCACCGTTAACTTCGCCATTAACTTCTTTGTGTATTTATGTATGTATTTGCTACTCGTCATTATTGCTGATTATAGTAAATCAACTTTTCATGCATCGGATAGTCTTTCGGGGCTAGTCGTAGGGCTTTTTATTTTAGGTTCATTAATTGGACGTTTTGCCACAGGAAAATATGTAAATAAATTTGGTCCTAAAAAAATATTAATTACTGGACTTATATTTTTAATAATTACGCAATTACTATATTTCATTCCAGGATCAATTGGGTTTCTAATGTTTGTACGTTTAATTAATGGTATTGCAACTGCAGTAGCTACTACAGCAACTGGTACAATTGCTGCACACGTAACGCCTGTCTCACGTAAAAGTGAAGGTATCAGCCTATTTTCTTTAAGCTTAGTATTAGGTACAGCAATCGGTCCATTTTTCGGAATTCTGTTAATTAAATCTTTCTCAATTAATCTACTATTTATTATTTGTGTTATTCTCGGCGTTATTAGTTTAATTATTTCACTAATCATTAAAATAGATTTTACCCCTACGAATAATGAAACAGATAAAAAAATTGCAAAAGTTTCAAGTTTCAGTATTCATAACTTTGTTGCTAAAGAAGCCGTGCCTGTAGCTATCGTTATGATGATTATCGGCTTAAACTATGCTTCAATATTAACGTTTTTGAAATTTTTTGCCGAACAACGTCATTTAGTAGAAGCGTCTAGTTATTTCTTTATTTGTTATGCTATTGCTTCATTAATTACACGTCCAATTGCTGGTCGTTTAATTGATGCAAAAAATGAAAATGTGGTAGTTTATCCAGCATTTGTTGCATTAGTCATTTCATTCGTTTTATTAGTAATGAGTCATAGCAGTTGGATGTTATTACTTTCAGGTGTCTTCTTAGGTGTAGGATATGGTAACTTATCATCATCAATGCAAGCCATTGCTATTAAAGTTTCACCTTCAAGTAAATATGGCATTGCTACTTCTACTTATTTCATTGGCTTAGATATCGGTATTGGATTCGGACCTTCATTATTAGGTTTATTCACTAATTCAATAACTTATACACAAGTTTATATCATTATGGCTATAGTAGCTGTTTTATGTACTATCCTTTACTTTTTCATCCATGGTCGTAAAGTTAAAGATACAACATACTAA
- a CDS encoding MarR family transcriptional regulator, with translation MFTNEFFNSFIGIYRPYVKRTQPILDEFDLHTGQWLVLRDIANSAPTTLVQISKRRFIEKPTTRKIIKVLSEKELLTITPGQDKREKILNLSEKGQKLFEAVNDRVTPIQNHLIEKSNLTIEDLEHVISTMSKLHQTLSEEEEEKE, from the coding sequence ATGTTTACAAATGAATTCTTTAATAGTTTCATTGGGATTTATCGTCCTTATGTTAAACGTACGCAACCTATATTGGATGAATTTGATTTACATACAGGCCAATGGTTAGTGCTAAGAGATATAGCCAATAGCGCGCCCACTACACTCGTTCAAATTTCTAAGCGCCGTTTCATTGAAAAGCCTACCACTCGAAAGATCATTAAAGTGTTATCTGAAAAAGAATTACTTACTATTACACCAGGTCAAGATAAGCGAGAGAAGATATTAAATTTATCTGAAAAAGGCCAAAAATTATTTGAAGCTGTAAATGATCGAGTAACCCCTATTCAAAATCATTTGATTGAAAAATCAAATTTAACAATTGAAGATTTAGAACATGTGATTTCAACCATGTCTAAATTACACCAAACATTATCTGAGGAGGAAGAAGAGAAAGAATGA
- a CDS encoding VOC family protein: MELRFDHIIHYVDQLNNFKYPGNILQLSAGGKHQKFGTFNRLAYINENYIELLDVEDVDKLKKEAKTEEGRVAFATKIVHDHFQQGFKTMAFRTSDMAALQQTLHEHNIETIGPIEMHRENKKGDKTGWKLLYIADPDYMVKPPFFIEWDDSEEARNEKLDHLYQKQFTIDRIIIHSAKRSKTLSKWQKWFKMRIIDEGEDYTDLQLTDDNIIYRVQDGTTSGYQTVVFKDKEATAPYSIIVKGAKYRFEPVD; the protein is encoded by the coding sequence ATGGAATTGAGATTTGATCATATTATTCATTATGTCGATCAGCTAAATAACTTTAAATATCCTGGCAACATTTTGCAATTAAGTGCTGGAGGAAAACATCAAAAGTTTGGCACATTTAATCGTTTGGCTTATATTAATGAAAATTACATTGAACTACTAGATGTAGAAGATGTTGATAAACTGAAAAAAGAAGCTAAAACGGAAGAAGGACGTGTAGCCTTTGCTACGAAGATTGTACATGACCATTTTCAACAAGGTTTCAAAACAATGGCGTTTAGAACATCAGATATGGCAGCATTACAACAAACGCTTCATGAACATAATATAGAAACGATTGGGCCTATTGAAATGCATAGAGAAAATAAAAAAGGGGATAAAACAGGTTGGAAGTTACTATATATTGCTGACCCAGATTATATGGTTAAGCCACCATTTTTTATAGAGTGGGATGATAGTGAGGAAGCGCGCAATGAAAAGCTAGACCATCTATATCAAAAACAATTTACAATTGATCGTATTATCATTCATAGTGCTAAGCGTTCTAAAACATTATCAAAATGGCAAAAATGGTTTAAGATGCGCATTATAGATGAAGGGGAAGACTACACAGACTTACAACTTACAGATGACAATATCATTTATCGTGTTCAAGATGGAACGACGTCTGGCTATCAAACAGTCGTCTTTAAAGATAAAGAAGCGACTGCGCCTTATTCTATTATTGTGAAAGGCGCTAAATATCGCTTCGAACCTGTAGATTAA
- a CDS encoding lipid II:glycine glycyltransferase FemX yields MEKMNITNQEHDAFVKNHPNGDLLQLTKWAETKRLTGWYSKRVAVGENGEIKGVAQLLFKKIPKLPFTLCYVSRGFVTDYSNKAALETLLEETKKVAKAEKAYAIKIDPDVEVEHGTEALKNLRALGFKHKGFKEGLSKDYIQPRMTMITPIDKTDDEIFKSYERRNRSKVRLALKRGTKVEHSDREGLKTFANLMKITGERDGFLTRDISYFENIYDSLHEDGDAELFLVKLEPKPVLEQINKDLAEQEAEKEKLQSKLENKPDDKKTANKLNDVENKISKSTELKNDMEDLKQKHPEGVYLSGALLMFAGKKSYYLYGASSNDYRDFLPNHHMQYEMMRYAREHGATTYDFGGTDNNPPKGSEHYGLWAFKKVWGTYLSEKIGEFDYVLNQPLYQLIEQVKPRLTKAKIKLSRKLKRK; encoded by the coding sequence ATGGAAAAGATGAATATCACTAATCAAGAACATGACGCATTTGTAAAAAACCATCCTAACGGCGATTTATTACAACTTACGAAATGGGCAGAAACAAAACGTTTAACTGGATGGTATTCAAAACGCGTTGCAGTTGGAGAAAATGGTGAGATTAAAGGTGTAGCGCAATTATTATTTAAAAAAATACCGAAATTACCGTTTACATTATGCTATGTATCTCGTGGATTTGTAACGGATTATAGTAACAAAGCTGCACTTGAAACACTTTTAGAGGAAACAAAAAAAGTCGCTAAAGCTGAAAAAGCATATGCTATTAAAATCGATCCGGATGTTGAAGTGGAACATGGAACGGAAGCACTTAAAAATTTAAGAGCATTAGGCTTTAAACATAAAGGCTTTAAAGAAGGCTTATCAAAAGATTACATTCAACCACGTATGACAATGATTACACCTATTGATAAAACAGATGATGAAATCTTTAAAAGTTATGAACGTCGTAACCGTTCAAAAGTACGTCTAGCTTTGAAACGTGGTACTAAAGTAGAACACTCAGATCGTGAAGGTTTAAAAACGTTTGCTAATTTAATGAAGATTACTGGTGAACGTGATGGCTTCTTGACACGTGATATTAGTTACTTTGAAAATATTTACGATTCATTACATGAAGATGGTGACGCAGAATTATTCTTAGTTAAATTAGAACCTAAACCGGTGTTAGAACAAATTAATAAAGATTTAGCTGAACAAGAAGCGGAAAAAGAAAAACTTCAAAGTAAATTAGAAAATAAACCGGATGATAAGAAAACAGCGAATAAACTTAATGATGTTGAGAACAAAATATCTAAATCGACAGAATTAAAAAATGATATGGAAGATTTAAAACAAAAACATCCGGAGGGCGTTTACTTATCAGGTGCTTTACTTATGTTCGCAGGTAAAAAATCTTATTACTTATATGGTGCCTCTTCAAATGATTACCGCGACTTTTTACCAAACCACCATATGCAATATGAAATGATGCGTTATGCAAGAGAACATGGTGCAACCACATATGATTTCGGTGGTACGGATAATAATCCACCTAAAGGTTCAGAGCACTATGGATTATGGGCATTTAAAAAAGTATGGGGTACTTATTTAAGTGAAAAAATTGGCGAGTTTGACTATGTATTAAATCAACCGCTTTATCAGTTGATTGAACAAGTTAAACCTAGATTAACTAAAGCTAAAATTAAACTTTCTCGCAAATTAAAACGTAAATAA